acttaccaagGTGCATGCCAGAACTCCCCGTGGACATttatgtgttggcacacatCGGCATGCCGCAAAGTTGGCAATTGGCATGGTGCAATCAACACGTGCCCATCATGCCCAGTGGCACGACGATTCTTGAGATATACgttatatatgtatttaagtGTGTGTGCATCTATGCGTATGCTACTTCTATTTTATTGTACATTGTTGTACGCACACATGAAACTCAACAATGTTATTCTCGTATTTCATGCTTTTCCACATATTGGTAGTTTCATAATGTTTAAACATTTAACCATAGAGTACCTTTATCTCATCTCCACGAAGTCGcttcattttcaaattttgagcaGTTATCTGCAAGAAAAAACCACAGAGAGAATAGCATTTTGCAAAATGTGGAAACCAAGGAATTATCACTCAATTGAAATTTGACCTGGTAGCTAAATATTTAACCACAAAATTGCAATACATAAATAATGCATCGTAGTTTATGATGTAAAGCGCTTTTACATCAGTGAAGTTCATAGAAATTATCCCCAAAAGTGATCCAATTACGAACTCACTTGGATTTGAATGGAGGTATGAGAATGCTAAAATGTCATACCTTTTTCCGCTCCTGTCGGATATTCTTTCTTTTGCTTTGCTTCAAATCCATCAAAAACTCATCAAAACTGTGGCAGAACTCATGAAAATGAAATTCATTGACTGTCTCCGCTGTTATGTATAAACGGATATGACTGCCATATTCTGACAAGGCATGCAAAGCTTGAAGTGAAAATTGCAACAATTTCATCAGCAGAAACTCATATACATCAACAACAAGCATTACACCCTTTAGtctcttctctttcttaatGCGACAGTATCAGCAAAAGAGTGaatgtaaaatttcaaaagaaagtgcccaaattttagaagaaaattaaaataactaaattggTCTAGAGGAGGAAATTTCTCTGACTCTACCATCATCCGCATAACCTACACATGCAAAGCAACAAACATTACTTACTCTTTATAATTCCTGTTTTTCCAGTGGTATTGCATCCCTATTCTCTGTAAAAATCCATTTCTCTTCAATCTGTCCCATTCAGTTTCAGATGGAAAAGTCACATGCAATGATGAGACCCGGAACTGTCAAAAGATTTACAAAATGAAACTCAGTAAGCACATATCATAGTTGTTGCAACATTCTCTCACTCATGAAATACTAAACAATGTGTTATGCAATACCTTGTTAGTTAGGTCCTTCAGTGCTGTGACTAACACATCAAACACTTTATCTCTGTAAAGAGTATTACGAACTAGTATTCTTTGGCCTGTTACCGGGGTAAAAGGTACACAAGATTGTAGCTTCGGATAGTATTCGGAGCCGTATCTATAGTAAGCATCAGCCCATGAGTGATCAAACACAAACTCTCCATACGAATGACTGCAGATTCAAATTATGATATCAGCCACTAGTGAGCATTACTAAATAATGTATAACAAGATGAGGTGTTTCAAAgaattcaaaacaaaaataaataaataaataaatcaagttGTGGATGGTAAACCTTTTAAGATAAAGTGGAACAACACctataatatttttgttctcATCCTGAGCAACAATATGCTGAGGCAACCATCCCGTTTCCTGCAACAGGTAAGGTAAGCGAGTAAAGAACACCACAAGATAAATGCAAAATGCAGGCCTTGTCATATAAACAGATATATGTGAAAGGAGATGAAACATAATACATCAGCTAGGATTTTCACAACAAACTTTTTCTTAGAATGtgccaaaaaaaaagtactacTGTCATTGTCATTTATGATAAATGACCAAAATATTGATTCTGATTCTCCAGATCATAGTTATACTAGCAAGGCACAGTTACCAATTCTGGGTTCTCTCCTTGAGTCAAAAAGGACTCTGTCGACTCAGATCTTTGCTTCAAGATGTTTTAAGATGGTGACTGCAAGTTACATGGTGAGCTCCATGCATTTCTTCTTGGCGAGCGCACACACATAGCATTGCACCCATTTTATCTGTCTTACTTGTGGAAATGgaataacaattttaaaaattacaatactGAACTTCTTTAACATCTGGAGGAAAATAACACTATCTACATGTAGATACCAGGACTAACTAATGTCTAGTATCTTGCGATGCATCAAAAAACCCATCTCACTGGTTAGAATAGAGTACATTGCACTAATCTACCTGAGTTAGCAGTCACTTAATAATAGAAAATGCTTAATATAGGGAACTAAACTTGACGTTGCAAAAAATGATCAATTTATGCAAGAATCCTTGGTGTAGAAATCACTGAAATGTGATTTGCCTTTCGGACAAAAAATTATCTATAAGATCAATTGTTCAAAAAGGCCCACATGATTAAGGAACTTTCACAGATCAACATTCAACTAAAGAATTTGATACCGACACCTATATCGACCCTACCGACCTTCTACCATGTGCCTCAGTGGAAGCAACCCTTATACGTGTTTAGGGTTCTTCAGTTCTAAAGATCGGCAGACCATCTAAAGTTATAAGGACAACTATTGAAAGGATGTGTCGTAACAAGAGAGTATGATATGAAATTGTGCCCACATGATAACACCATCAACAATGGCCCTAACATTGCATATATTGTCCACCTATTATTACCAACTTAACATAATGAATATTTAACCATCACCAGCAATGTCTTAGCCTGAATTATTGTACCAATATTGTAATCTTCATATGGCCAAGCAAGTTCAGATTATCTTCTGATGTGGGGCTGGTTGAGGTGTAGCAATGCCTCCAAGCGAGAGACGATTAATATATATCTGTGACTTGTCAAATTAAGCAATTCCTTAAGGATCAAAATAAAGTGAGGGAACAGTGCTGTAACCAACAAGCTAACCTTCACGGAGCATCCTGATTCTTCTAAGCTCGAAAGAAATGCATGACTGAGAAATGGATTAAACTTTTCGCGACCAGTTGAATCGATTGCGCATGCATCCCAATCCTTCGACGGAATTTCCGATATTGATGAAACAACTAAAACAGATATCTTTTGCGGCGTCAATCCATTGGTCGGTGTTCCCTACATAAAGATGTGGGTGTTTGGAAAGAATCATACATGAGGTGAAAACTTCGAGACAATTCGTTCTACTTAACAAAATATAAGAACACCTCTGAGGCTGACCCTGTCAGAGTATACGGCCCTAGGCTGGGACTCGATTCACGTGACTGTGCTGTCCTTCTTGGTCCCCAAAAAATTGCAGCAAACTTGAAATTAGACACTGTAGTGCAGGAACTTTGTCTACAAAACGAAGTCTTCTGCAAATTCGCAAATAAATGAGAACGAGACTTGACACTTAAACAGTCGAAACTAAAcgaatacataataaataagaaaatgttGTAAATTCTACTCTGCGCAAATATACCCATAATTTTAAACAGTTTGATCAGCCACGAAATTCACTATGTGAGTAAATAAACAGATAGGTTTATCAAAGTATGAACTTAGAATCATGACGAACTTCTTAATGAATCTTTTGGTATTTGCATAGGCATGATGGCCTCAACACTCCTATTCCCATCATCCAACCAAATTCGAATCATTCACGCATATGggttgatttaaaatttagaggaATATCAGGATTATTTATGAACTTCAGAAGGATATGCCAGTATTTAACCCTAATTACTAATTAACCTCATGAGCACTCAAGCCACCAAAGCCCCATTGCAAAAGGAGGGTTTAGCGACTCAAAGGCGTCCGGGGTTGCGAGAGCCAAATAATCCCCCAAAAGGTTACGTTGGATCGTTGacgctaactattaatcccaaaaacttaAAACGTACAAACACAGCGCCCACAAATTTCAATTACGACTCAACCCAACCAACCTcgtgccacttcgaacatgagtCGGCCCAACGCGGCCTCCTGCTATTTCGAACATATAACGTGGCCTCGTGCCACGGAGCAGGATACGGACtccattaatatatatatatatatatatatattataattctCTGGTCCCATTTCCTAGCCTTTTTGACTCCCGGCGCCTCCGAGTTACTAACCCCTCCCTCAGCTTCCACACCGCTCTCTCGTCTTATTCTATCCAATCAAATCCAATCCCGAATAATCAAACAGTACCTGTAAACATACCAACTACTACAAGAATTGCAAAACTTTGTTTCTATTTTCTGGAAAGGAGAAGCGGAATCAAACGGGCCGAGTAAGAGAtagaaataatttcaaaaacaaGAAGGGATTAAAAAGGGAATGGATTAGATGCTTACGAAGCTGGGTCGCGGCGCACCGAGGAAGGGAGAAGGGTAGGGGATTGCGGAGGCCGCCATGGACGCGGCCACCGAGCTCCCCAAGGTAGAGAGTTAGGGGGGGGGGTGTTTTCTCAGAGAAAAATTGAATAGGGGGCCAAATGTCAAATTGAGGGGGAcagagagaggggaagaaagTGGGCTAGTACAGGGGAATGATTAATGCAGGTGAGACGCGTGTAGCGTTCCGGATCAACGAATTCTTTAGTGGGCTTTAGGAGTTGGACCGGGTTTAACTCGTGGGCCGGCCCATGTTGGAAATTTTGCATTGCATGAGGGTATTTCTGTCTTTTTACTCCTTGTTTGGCCATGTGGCCTGTGGCAAGGATTAAAATGGCTATtagcacgggccgtatccactaTGGTTTCGTGTTAGCAAATATCGGTACGATACAGTTCCCATGTCGATAGCACAACTCAAAATTCTCTATTCtgaaaattagtaaataattttctcaatgcagttcaaaagatttgataaaaatacgtaataaataattgacatattttgttgttaagaaaaataaatatttcatatcatcACGTGTCGGCACACACATATTTTTTATAACCGTCACGCATCGACACAGCTCGACACACACCGTAttgtatcgtgccaacaaatTTCTAACACGATCTCGTGCCCcggtacttaaatccttagTTTACAGGTGGCACAGCACAACACGATACGCATAATTTGCAGCATTTTTATCTATTTGCAGTCGTTCAACAACGGCTTAGTCACTAGCGGTCATAATGCTTCTTTTAAAAGCATATTCGGTCTTTTTTTTTCGTCCAACGATGTGCACTACTATAATAACTGATCCAAacgaaaaatacaaaaaaggaaaaaaaataaaacaaattcgaaaaactataaaatactaaagtgaatattcgataaatcatagATATAGTACCTgaagttttctatatatataatttaacacagAGT
This DNA window, taken from Ananas comosus cultivar F153 linkage group 21, ASM154086v1, whole genome shotgun sequence, encodes the following:
- the LOC109726641 gene encoding uncharacterized protein LOC109726641 isoform X1; the protein is MAASAIPYPSPFLGAPRPSFKTSFCRQSSCTTVSNFKFAAIFWGPRRTAQSRESSPSLGPYTLTGSASEGTPTNGLTPQKISVLVVSSISEIPSKDWDACAIDSTGREKFNPFLSHAFLSSLEESGCSVKETGWLPQHIVAQDENKNIIGVVPLYLKSHSYGEFVFDHSWADAYYRYGSEYYPKLQSCVPFTPVTGQRILVRNTLYRDKVFDVLVTALKDLTNKFRVSSLHVTFPSETEWDRLKRNGFLQRIGMQYHWKNRNYKDFDEFLMDLKQSKRKNIRQERKKITAQNLKMKRLRGDEIKAKHWDTFYNFYRNTTDNKWGRAFLTKDFFHNMGAKMGDQVMLIVAEDGDELVAGALNLIGGDTLFGRLWGCLPHAYFPNLHFEACYYQAIEAAIELNLSKVEAGAQGEHKIQRGYLPVITYSCHYILDDGFRKAIEDFLIHETVQVRHVMKLLHDSGPFKEEILKDFTFD
- the LOC109726641 gene encoding uncharacterized protein LOC109726641 isoform X2; this encodes MAASAIPYPSPFLGAPRPSFTSFCRQSSCTTVSNFKFAAIFWGPRRTAQSRESSPSLGPYTLTGSASEGTPTNGLTPQKISVLVVSSISEIPSKDWDACAIDSTGREKFNPFLSHAFLSSLEESGCSVKETGWLPQHIVAQDENKNIIGVVPLYLKSHSYGEFVFDHSWADAYYRYGSEYYPKLQSCVPFTPVTGQRILVRNTLYRDKVFDVLVTALKDLTNKFRVSSLHVTFPSETEWDRLKRNGFLQRIGMQYHWKNRNYKDFDEFLMDLKQSKRKNIRQERKKITAQNLKMKRLRGDEIKAKHWDTFYNFYRNTTDNKWGRAFLTKDFFHNMGAKMGDQVMLIVAEDGDELVAGALNLIGGDTLFGRLWGCLPHAYFPNLHFEACYYQAIEAAIELNLSKVEAGAQGEHKIQRGYLPVITYSCHYILDDGFRKAIEDFLIHETVQVRHVMKLLHDSGPFKEEILKDFTFD